The Halomicronema hongdechloris C2206 genome includes a window with the following:
- the pgeF gene encoding peptidoglycan editing factor PgeF: MHTWHWQHWQGLPYLTCSLLSEWPHGFFTQQFWPRAPETMVAALREQAPVYRVRQVHGNRVLGADEVALATRPLDLKTVQRPEADALVSTQPWQAMWVCTADCNPVLIADGRSGHVAAVHAGWRGTAQQVVPQAIRRLQTQGSRLADLRVAMGPAIAGKMYQVSTPVALEVGRSIVAMDVDEDPDTFLVKVQALTDSPIGPDPTLGRFRLDVRRANLMQLMHLGIALEQVAIAPHCTYQEPQHFFSYRRSREKKVQWSGIVSTASPAVA, translated from the coding sequence ATGCATACCTGGCATTGGCAGCACTGGCAGGGACTGCCCTATCTGACCTGCAGTCTGTTGAGTGAATGGCCCCATGGCTTTTTCACTCAGCAATTCTGGCCTCGAGCTCCGGAGACAATGGTGGCAGCACTGCGGGAGCAGGCCCCGGTGTATCGAGTCAGACAGGTGCACGGCAATCGGGTGCTGGGGGCCGATGAGGTGGCCCTGGCGACTCGGCCTCTGGATCTGAAGACGGTGCAGCGACCAGAGGCAGACGCGTTGGTCTCGACCCAGCCCTGGCAGGCCATGTGGGTCTGTACGGCGGATTGCAACCCGGTGCTGATTGCCGATGGTCGCAGTGGCCATGTGGCGGCAGTGCATGCCGGTTGGCGGGGCACGGCTCAGCAGGTGGTCCCCCAGGCGATTCGACGGCTGCAGACTCAAGGTAGCCGCCTGGCAGACTTGCGGGTGGCCATGGGACCAGCTATTGCCGGGAAGATGTATCAGGTGTCGACTCCGGTGGCTCTGGAGGTGGGTCGCAGTATTGTAGCGATGGATGTTGACGAGGATCCTGACACGTTCCTGGTTAAGGTGCAGGCCTTAACCGACTCTCCGATTGGACCGGATCCGACCCTGGGGCGGTTCCGGCTGGATGTACGGCGAGCCAATCTGATGCAATTGATGCACCTAGGCATCGCCCTAGAGCAAGTTGCGATCGCACCCCACTGCACCTACCAGGAACCCCAGCACTTCTTCTCCTACCGCCGCAGCCGGGAAAAGAAAGTGCAATGGTCTGGCATTGTCAGCACCGCCAGCCCCGCTGTCGCCTAA
- the treZ gene encoding malto-oligosyltrehalose trehalohydrolase: MTLGAQYLGDHRCHFTLWAPQRQQVSVEILAPQPRQLPLEPTAGGYWQGVADQIPPGSTYQFRLDNEITRPDPASHHQPQGVHGPSVVVDHGAFAWADREWTGVPLADYVIYELHVGTFTPEGCFDAIIPRLAELKELGITALELMPVAQFPGDRNWGYDGVYPFAVQHSYGGPEGLKRLVDACHQQGLAVVLDVVYNHFGPEGNYTADFGPYFTDTYRTPWGAAINFDGPHSPGVRQFVVDNIRHWFCHYHIDALRLDAIHAIYDFGAKHILAELQQATQALSQERGRPYYLIAESDLNDVRVIHPPQRGGYGLAAQWSDDFHHCLHTLLTGEQSGYYQDFGQAEQLAKALQAGFVYDWAYSRHRRRYHGSDASDCPPQQFVVCAQNHDQVGNRMLGERLSTLVGFEALKLAAATTVLSPYIPLMFMGEEYGETAPFLYFVSHGDADLIEAVRQGRQREFEAFHLQGQPPDAASPKTVQQSTLNWQQRHHDHHGVLWRFYRQLLQLRSHHPILRQRERHTLTANASNDPPLVQVYRHDKGQQLLWLLNFAPAAASHDIVQDGIWSKCLDSADEQWLGPGATAPPTLAGPTACPLPAHSCVLYEHNT; the protein is encoded by the coding sequence ATGACCCTCGGTGCCCAGTACCTGGGAGACCATCGTTGCCACTTCACCCTATGGGCGCCCCAACGCCAGCAGGTGAGCGTGGAAATTCTGGCTCCCCAGCCCCGTCAGCTTCCCCTGGAGCCAACAGCTGGTGGGTATTGGCAAGGTGTTGCTGACCAGATCCCGCCTGGCAGCACCTATCAGTTCCGGTTAGACAACGAGATTACCCGTCCTGATCCTGCCTCCCACCATCAGCCCCAGGGCGTCCATGGTCCCTCGGTGGTGGTTGACCACGGTGCCTTTGCCTGGGCCGACCGCGAGTGGACTGGGGTGCCGCTGGCGGACTACGTCATCTATGAGCTGCACGTCGGCACCTTTACCCCAGAGGGCTGCTTCGACGCCATTATTCCTCGTCTGGCCGAGCTCAAGGAGTTGGGCATTACGGCCCTAGAGCTGATGCCGGTGGCTCAATTTCCTGGGGATCGCAACTGGGGCTACGACGGCGTCTATCCCTTTGCCGTACAGCACTCCTATGGCGGACCGGAGGGGCTGAAGCGCCTGGTGGATGCCTGCCACCAGCAGGGGCTGGCCGTGGTGCTGGACGTGGTCTATAACCATTTTGGTCCGGAGGGAAATTACACCGCCGATTTCGGCCCCTACTTCACCGACACCTACCGCACCCCCTGGGGAGCGGCCATTAACTTCGATGGTCCCCACAGTCCTGGGGTACGCCAGTTTGTGGTGGACAATATCCGGCATTGGTTTTGCCACTATCACATCGACGCCCTGCGCCTAGATGCCATCCACGCCATCTACGACTTTGGCGCCAAGCACATCCTGGCGGAACTGCAGCAGGCCACCCAAGCCCTGAGTCAGGAGCGGGGCCGTCCCTATTATCTGATTGCCGAGAGTGACCTCAACGATGTGCGGGTGATTCATCCCCCCCAGCGCGGTGGCTATGGCCTAGCCGCCCAGTGGAGCGACGACTTTCACCACTGTTTGCACACCTTGCTCACCGGCGAACAAAGCGGCTATTACCAAGACTTTGGTCAGGCCGAGCAGTTGGCCAAGGCCCTGCAGGCTGGGTTTGTCTACGATTGGGCCTATTCCCGTCACCGCCGTCGCTACCACGGCAGTGATGCCAGCGATTGTCCGCCCCAGCAATTTGTGGTCTGTGCCCAGAACCACGACCAGGTGGGCAACCGCATGCTGGGAGAGCGCCTCTCGACCCTGGTGGGGTTTGAGGCCCTGAAGCTGGCGGCGGCCACCACCGTGCTGTCTCCCTACATCCCCTTGATGTTTATGGGAGAAGAGTATGGCGAGACCGCTCCCTTTCTCTATTTCGTCAGCCATGGTGACGCCGATCTGATCGAGGCGGTGCGCCAGGGCCGCCAGCGGGAATTCGAAGCCTTTCACCTGCAGGGGCAGCCCCCCGATGCCGCCAGCCCCAAGACGGTGCAGCAGAGTACCCTAAATTGGCAGCAGCGTCATCACGATCACCATGGGGTGCTGTGGCGGTTCTATCGGCAATTGCTGCAGCTGCGATCGCATCACCCCATCCTGCGCCAGCGGGAGCGCCACACCCTCACCGCCAATGCCAGCAACGATCCGCCCCTGGTCCAGGTTTATCGCCACGACAAAGGCCAGCAGCTGCTCTGGTTACTCAACTTTGCCCCTGCTGCCGCCAGCCACGACATCGTCCAGGACGGCATTTGGAGTAAATGTCTCGACTCCGCCGACGAGCAGTGGTTAGGGCCTGGGGCCACCGCTCCCCCCACCTTGGCCGGGCCCACCGCCTGTCCCCTACCTGCCCATAGCTGCGTGCTATACGAACACAACACCTAA